A genomic stretch from Scatophagus argus isolate fScaArg1 chromosome 19, fScaArg1.pri, whole genome shotgun sequence includes:
- the mia3 gene encoding transport and Golgi organization protein 1 homolog isoform X3, translating into MAAKYFYRQGFLLLLFNFISTAALEKRFSDFKRCADEECSMLLCRGKAMQDFSGPDCRFLSFKKSETVYVYYKLSGRRADLWAGSVGSSFGYFPKDFLAINHIYTEKEFELPAEETDFVCFDTGFDKFDNYNIDLLLGSSLAESNSENKETSDQSQVAEGEKKETQPTADEVTESEEQTEHHDDYEDVSTVPDDQSASLPEPEPDVATESSSMKEAESETVATPDVTERSAGHTEVVQENTGESVLENIVSERSESEKSELESAARVDVVSDNEPVSVSEGVQIPELKTTLGTTFDAVATDDETTKNVTPYEEEESEHVENPPEDDIDVTVETPLLSYSEETVNTPASDDLKKLESPQTAHDDKPETAEEKNMWTSIGDAVFSVVTGGEPGVHDLSSEEDEDEDIEEEEAAPKTPQSLEEEKKYVEEMELPKEPENIEPVLQDSFSSSVHTDNKETNDDSEKLFFDRYDESDGEVIGPEEVLKPTEARTVSVDPASQDDTSAIPDTKKSKHETADEPNEYEEEEEGVSEDSEINNDNVGIQDSDIVMEHNKDLDNELTENKTVTHQELAGIETETEKDLSTEETQLDNSNVKDDEKIVDGSPHNQVHGQLMTDLESNNSQSELSVEEPDIHEELLTEEDEKDAEIDQEKAEENEELLEDENALSFSQSNDTYSNEPLPITTLPSVSTPEPEYSDSVMRLTLLRDHFTEEKMEQVQKLLGLKNLFKVEAMFSDLDTELQATRRSHTGTTQDIENALEGILEASENTILDEIEKMLDSQSTERKYDPHMDTSALDEETEILDDFQELAFSLRQKYSAASDSTPLATEKESDVDQDEQKLNEKDDTLHIVEEDKLDSIPEAESDNLTLMDHEERPAEMKEEQIVLDDVNGQPDINVEEDGGHFNKNKDNQPSFSASEEMPKVPQATLENPLDMGLGVEAEHSPAGPVDVMEPVSEINEEEVGLLSTGIVYVGCVLSMIRNKVAEWITVIISLLPEEWQPGETLYGYPWQAVVITALVGVMTFTLFFWRTVLAVKKREYLVDDKRMKEQIQALKKEKNDALTKVSELQKRTEQLKEHQKQSKEKVSCTMKRIQDLESKVLEAQTLNDNIADEKNKYAKLLEEERAVSLQNETRIEKLEKSNEKLQLSRKKIQEAFAKTTVLLDEAKIREDARNVQHKCLEKDYATLKEENKALKATIKGWEDKHKELNDQIKVYQKSQKELEDSVVLKDHNVEVLSELLADLDACDSQKVSFSDKKTTIKNRIKQMMDVSRIQTTLAVVEEERDRFMTKLLNEEKTRKSLEEQHQELEHAIATLKGEKGHVENQFKILQQKNEIMVEMYQQKENALQQRLTKEELERRSKENMLSEVGGKALEAEEQVKVLRQRINEMEEQMKKTEEVYKEQIKEQENKTHSNWVNARNAERALNQEKLECSKLREKLAVLTSQLNERRAPLFRPNSGQPAGPRQGDSYGPSPVSGGAPSPPLMIEGPRRPPSAPVGRRIDPYGPRPPSDPHGRYPENKHISGMDMMGPRSSSPANMDGTTQAVDPQIKAETHAEVSTDSPEPGPGSFLASPIRDSPGPMVQGPPPGLGPHDQLLPPGPPPPGRLPPPGPYRPPPPGVYHLPPGPHGPPPPRGPSLPANGHPGMPLPGPMGGEFGPRPTNGHAFHPRLGPGGPLPPHIRPPPPHHFGPMPLPPGVRGPMGPRPPIPHDMRFPVTRDHTSPPMNLPPGVPPHPTPGDAYSQAPPDALQNSAGDHTGAGQDLHVKQDAPQDSVRPAMVKP; encoded by the exons GAGAAAGAATTTGAACTTCCAGCTGAG gaaacagattttgtctgttttgacaCTGGATTTGATAAGTTTGACAACTACAACATAGATTTGCTACTGGGCTCTTCACTGGCAGAgagtaacagtgaaaataaggAAACATCTGACCAAAGCCAAGTGGCAGAgggtgaaaagaaagaaacacagccAACAGCAGATGAGGTAACTGAGAGTGAAGAACAAACTGAGCATCATGATGACTATGAGGATGTCAGCACAGTCCCAGATGATCAAAGTGCCTCTTTACCTGAACCCGAACCCGATGTGGCAACTGAATCATCTTCTATGAAAGAAGCAGAATCTGAAACAGTAGCTACACCTGACGTCACTGAAAGATCTGCAGGACATACAGAAGTTGTGCAAGAAAACACAGGAGAGTCTGTTCTTGAAAATATTGTGTCAGAAAGGAGTGAAAGCGAAAAATCTGAATTGGAATCTGCGGCCAGAGTTGATGTGGTTTCGGACAATGAACCGGTCTCAGTTTCTGAAGGAGTGCAAATCCCGGAGTTAAAAACCACTCTTGGAACAACTTTTGATGCTGTTGCCACCGATGATGAAACCACCAAGAATGTGACTCCatatgaagaggaggaaagtgaACATGTGGAGAATCCTCCTGAAGATGACATTGATGTTACAGTAGAAACTCCTTTGCTTTCTTACTCTGAAGAAACCGTGAACACTCCAGCATCTGATGACCTCAAAAAGCTCGAAAGTCCTCAAACAGCACATGATGATAAACCAGAgactgcagaggagaagaacaTGTGGACATCAATTGGAGATGCAGTTTTTTCGGTTGTCACTGGTGGAGAGCCTGGAGTGCACGATCTGAGTTCGGAGGAAGACGAAGATGAAGACATTGAGGAAGAAGAAGCCGCTCCAAAAACCCCTCAGAGTCttgaggaagaaaagaaatatgtagAAGAAATGGAACTACCAAAAGAGCCAGAGAACATAGAACCAGTTCTTCAAGATTCTTTTTCCAGTTCTGTACATACAGataataaagaaacaaatgatGACTCTGAAAAACTCTTCTTTGATCGTTATGATGAGAGTGATGGAGAAGTGATTGGACCTGAGGAAGTATTAAAACCAACAGAAGCACGTACAGTATCTGTTGATCCAGCATCACAAGATGATACCTCTGCCATTCCCGACActaaaaaatcaaaacatgaaacagcagaTGAACCTAACGAATacgaagaggaagaggagggagttTCCGAAGATTCAGAGATCAATAATGATAATGTAGGTATACAGGACAGTGACATTGTGATGGAGCATAATAAAGATTTAGACAACgagctgacagaaaacaaaacagtgactCATCAAGAATTAGCTGGtattgaaactgaaacagagaaggaCCTCTCCACTGAAGAGACGCAGTTGGACAATTCAAATGTCAAAGATGATGAGAAGATCGTAGATGGAAGCCCACATAATCAGGTCCATGGCCAATTAATGACAGATTTAGAGAGTAACAACAGTCAATCAGAATTATCTGTGGAGGAACCAGACATTCATGAGGAACTTCTTACAGAGGAAGACGAAAAAGATGCAGAGATAGATCAAGAGAAAGCCGAGGAGAACGAGGAATTACTTGAAGATGAAAACGCACTTTCTTTCTCACAATCAAATGACACATACTCTAATGAACCATTACCCATAACAACACTGCCCTCTGTGTCAACTCCCGAGCCAGAGTACAGCGATAGTGTGATGAGACTGACTCTGCTCCGAGACCACTttacagaggagaaaatggagcAGGTCCAAAAGCTTCTGGGTCTCAAGAATCTCTTTAAAGTGGAGGCCATGTTCTCTGACTTGGACACAGAATTGCAGGCTACACGTCGCTCACACACGGGTACCACACAAGACATTGAAAATGCACTTGAGGGCATCCTGGAAGCCTCTGAAAACACGATCCTGGACGAGATTGAGAAGATGCTGGACAGCCAGAGTACAGAACGCAAGTATGACCCACACATGGACACAAGTGCTTTGGATGAGGAGACTGAAATACTGGATGACTTCCAGGAGCTTGCATTCAGCCTGCGACAGAAGTATTCAGCAGCCAGTGACAGCACACCTTTGGCAACAGAAAAAGAGTCAGATGTTGACCAAG ATGAgcagaaattaaatgaaaaagatgacACACTCCACATTGTTGAAGAAGACAAGCTTGACAGCATCCCTGAGGCTGAGAGTGACAACCTCACACTAATGGATCACGAGGAAAGACCAGCAGAGATGAAAGAAGAGCAGATAGTTTTGGATGACGTGAACGGTCAACCGGACATCAACGTGGAGGAAGATGGCGGAcactttaataaaaacaaagacaatcaGCCGAGCTTCAGTGCATCAGAAGAGATGCCAAAGGTCCCACAAGCCACCCTGGAAAATCCCTTAGACATGGGGCTTGGTGTTGAGGCTGAGCACTCGCCCGCAG GCCCTGTAGATGTCATGGAACCTGTGTCAGAAATTAATGAAGAAGAAGTGGGATTACTCTCAACTGGAATTGTTTACGTGGGCTGCGTCCTTTCAATGATCAGGAATAAAGTTGCAGAGTGGATCACGGTG ATTATTTCATTACTCCCAGAAGAGTGGCAGCCAGGTGAAACCTTGTATGGCTATCCTTGGCAGGCTGTTGTCATCACCGCTTTGGTTGGAGTGATGACCTTCACCCTTTTCTTCTGGAGGACCGTGTTGGCA gtgaagaagagagaatACCTTG TGGATGACAAAAGGATGAAAGAGCAAATTCAGGcactgaaaaaagagaagaatgaTGCTCTCACAAAAGTGTCTGAACTCCAGAAACGG ACTGAGCAACTGAAAGAACATCAAAAACAGTCAAAGGAAAAAGTTAGTTGCACTATGAAGCGGATACAAGACCTAGAG AGTAAGGTTCTAGAggcacaaacactgaatgatAACATAGCAGACGAAAAGAACAAATATGCAAAACTACTCGAAGAAGAGAGGGCAGTCTCTCTACAAAATGAAACCAGG ATTGAGAAATTGGAGAAGTCAAACGAGAAGCTCCAGCTCAGTAGAAAAAAGATTCAGGAAGCTTTCGCAAAG ACTACTGTCCTCCTGGACGAGGCCAAGATTCGGGAAGACGCCCGAAACGTTCAGCACAAATGTCTTGAGAAAGATTACGCAACgctaaaagaagaaaataaagct CTTAAGGCTACTATTAAGGGCTGGGAGGACAAACACAAGGAGCTGAATGACCAGATCAAAGTCTATCAGAAGTCCCagaaagagctggaggactCAGTTGTGCTCAAAGATCACAATGTGGAG GTGCTGTCTGAACTTCTGGCAGACCTAGACGCTTGTGATTCACAAAAAG TGTCTTTTTCAGACAAGAAGACGACCATAAAGAACAGGATCAAACAGATGATGGATGTCTCTCGG ATACAAACGACTCTCGCTGTTGTCGAAGAAGAGCGTGATCGCTTCATGACCAAACTGCTGAATGAAGAGAAGACCAGAAAGTCACTAGAAG AACAACATCAGGAGCTGGAGCATGCAATTGCAACCCTTAAAGGCGAGAAGGGCCATGTTGAAAACCAGTTCAAGATCCTccagcagaaaaatgaaatcatggTTGAAATGTATCAGCAGAAGGAAAACGCCTTGCAGCA GAGATTAACGAAGGAAGAGTTGGAGCGACGCAGCAAAGAGAATATGCTGTCTGAGGTGGGAGGAAAAGCTCTGGAGGCAGAGGAGCAGGTTAAAGTCTTAAGGCAACGCATTAATGAAATGGAGGAGCAGATGAAGAAGACTGAAGAAGTCTATAAAGAGCAG ataaaagaacaggaaaacaaaactcactCAAACTGG GTAAATGCTCGCAACGCTGAGCGAGCTCTGAATCAAGAGAAGCTCGAATGTTCAAAGCTCCGTGAAAA ATTGGCTGTACTGACTTCCCAGCTTAACGAGCGCCGTGCTCCCCTCTTCAGACCAAACTCGGGACAACCTGCAGGCCCTCGCCAAG GTGATTCATACGGGCCCTCTCCTGTGAGTGGGGGTGCACCATCCCCTCCGCTAATGATCGAGGGTCCCAGGCGCCCTCCCTCTGCCCCAGTGGGGCGAAGAATTGATCCGTATG GTCCACGGCCTCCATCAGACCCACATGGTCGGtaccctgaaaacaaacacatctctGGGATGG ACATGATGGGCCCCCGTAGCTCTTCACCTGCCAACATGGATGGAACT acacaagcagTAGATCCACAGATAAAAGCAGAGACACATGCTGAGGTCTCCACAGACAGTCCAGAGCCA gGCCCTGGATCCTTCCTAGCATCTCCAATCAGGGATTCACCAGGCCCCATGGTCCAAGGACCTCCACCTGGCCTGGGACCCCATGACCAGCTCCTCCCTCCTGGACCCCCACCTCCTGGCCGTCTGCCACCTCCTGGACCTTACAGACCTCCACCACCCGGTGTCTATCACCTCCCACCAGGTCCTCatggtcctcctcctccacgtgGGCCATCACTTCCAGCCAATGGACACCCAGGTATGCCTCTGCCTGGACCGATGGGAGGAGAATTTGGACCTCGACCCACTAATGGACATGCGTTCCACCCCAGGCTAGGCCCTGGGGGTCCACTACCGCCACACATCCGTCCCCCTCCACCTCATCACTTTGGACCGATGCCCCTGCCACCTG GTGTCCGTGGACCTATGGGACCACGTCCACCCATCCCTCATGATATGCGCTTCCCAGTAACGCGTGACCACACCAGCCCACCAATGAACCTGCCTCCAGGTGTCCCTCCCCATCCCACGCCAGGTGATGCATACAGTCAGGCTCCACCCGATGCCCTTCAGAACTCAGCAGGAGATCACACTGGCGCCGGACAGGACCTGCATGTGAAGCAGGATGCCCCTCAGGACTCAGTGAGGCCAGCGATGGTCAAGCCTTAA
- the mia3 gene encoding transport and Golgi organization protein 1 homolog isoform X4 — protein sequence MAAKYFYRQGFLLLLFNFISTAALEKRFSDFKRCADEECSMLLCRGKAMQDFSGPDCRFLSFKKSETVYVYYKLSGRRADLWAGSVGSSFGYFPKDFLAINHIYTEKEFELPAEETDFVCFDTGFDKFDNYNIDLLLGSSLAESNSENKETSDQSQVAEGEKKETQPTADEVTESEEQTEHHDDYEDVSTVPDDQSASLPEPEPDVATESSSMKEAESETVATPDVTERSAGHTEVVQENTGESVLENIVSERSESEKSELESAARVDVVSDNEPVSVSEGVQIPELKTTLGTTFDAVATDDETTKNVTPYEEEESEHVENPPEDDIDVTVETPLLSYSEETVNTPASDDLKKLESPQTAHDDKPETAEEKNMWTSIGDAVFSVVTGGEPGVHDLSSEEDEDEDIEEEEAAPKTPQSLEEEKKYVEEMELPKEPENIEPVLQDSFSSSVHTDNKETNDDSEKLFFDRYDESDGEVIGPEEVLKPTEARTVSVDPASQDDTSAIPDTKKSKHETADEPNEYEEEEEGVSEDSEINNDNVGIQDSDIVMEHNKDLDNELTENKTVTHQELAGIETETEKDLSTEETQLDNSNVKDDEKIVDGSPHNQVHGQLMTDLESNNSQSELSVEEPDIHEELLTEEDEKDAEIDQEKAEENEELLEDENALSFSQSNDTYSNEPLPITTLPSVSTPEPEYSDSVMRLTLLRDHFTEEKMEQVQKLLGLKNLFKVEAMFSDLDTELQATRRSHTGTTQDIENALEGILEASENTILDEIEKMLDSQSTERKYDPHMDTSALDEETEILDDFQELAFSLRQKYSAASDSTPLATEKESDVDQDEQKLNEKDDTLHIVEEDKLDSIPEAESDNLTLMDHEERPAEMKEEQIVLDDVNGQPDINVEEDGGHFNKNKDNQPSFSASEEMPKVPQATLENPLDMGLGVEAEHSPAGPVDVMEPVSEINEEEVGLLSTGIVYVGCVLSMIRNKVAEWITVIISLLPEEWQPGETLYGYPWQAVVITALVGVMTFTLFFWRTVLAVKKREYLVDDKRMKEQIQALKKEKNDALTKVSELQKRTEQLKEHQKQSKEKVSCTMKRIQDLESKVLEAQTLNDNIADEKNKYAKLLEEERAVSLQNETRIEKLEKSNEKLQLSRKKIQEAFAKTTVLLDEAKIREDARNVQHKCLEKDYATLKEENKALKATIKGWEDKHKELNDQIKVYQKSQKELEDSVVLKDHNVEVLSELLADLDACDSQKDKKTTIKNRIKQMMDVSRIQTTLAVVEEERDRFMTKLLNEEKTRKSLEEQHQELEHAIATLKGEKGHVENQFKILQQKNEIMVEMYQQKENALQQRLTKEELERRSKENMLSEVGGKALEAEEQVKVLRQRINEMEEQMKKTEEVYKEQIKEQENKTHSNWVNARNAERALNQEKLECSKLREKLAVLTSQLNERRAPLFRPNSGQPAGPRQGDSYGPSPVSGGAPSPPLMIEGPRRPPSAPVGRRIDPYGPRPPSDPHGRYPENKHISGMDMMGPRSSSPANMDGTTQAVDPQIKAETHAEVSTDSPEPGPGSFLASPIRDSPGPMVQGPPPGLGPHDQLLPPGPPPPGRLPPPGPYRPPPPGVYHLPPGPHGPPPPRGPSLPANGHPGMPLPGPMGGEFGPRPTNGHAFHPRLGPGGPLPPHIRPPPPHHFGPMPLPPGVRGPMGPRPPIPHDMRFPVTRDHTSPPMNLPPGVPPHPTPGDAYSQAPPDALQNSAGDHTGAGQDLHVKQDAPQDSVRPAMVKP from the exons GAGAAAGAATTTGAACTTCCAGCTGAG gaaacagattttgtctgttttgacaCTGGATTTGATAAGTTTGACAACTACAACATAGATTTGCTACTGGGCTCTTCACTGGCAGAgagtaacagtgaaaataaggAAACATCTGACCAAAGCCAAGTGGCAGAgggtgaaaagaaagaaacacagccAACAGCAGATGAGGTAACTGAGAGTGAAGAACAAACTGAGCATCATGATGACTATGAGGATGTCAGCACAGTCCCAGATGATCAAAGTGCCTCTTTACCTGAACCCGAACCCGATGTGGCAACTGAATCATCTTCTATGAAAGAAGCAGAATCTGAAACAGTAGCTACACCTGACGTCACTGAAAGATCTGCAGGACATACAGAAGTTGTGCAAGAAAACACAGGAGAGTCTGTTCTTGAAAATATTGTGTCAGAAAGGAGTGAAAGCGAAAAATCTGAATTGGAATCTGCGGCCAGAGTTGATGTGGTTTCGGACAATGAACCGGTCTCAGTTTCTGAAGGAGTGCAAATCCCGGAGTTAAAAACCACTCTTGGAACAACTTTTGATGCTGTTGCCACCGATGATGAAACCACCAAGAATGTGACTCCatatgaagaggaggaaagtgaACATGTGGAGAATCCTCCTGAAGATGACATTGATGTTACAGTAGAAACTCCTTTGCTTTCTTACTCTGAAGAAACCGTGAACACTCCAGCATCTGATGACCTCAAAAAGCTCGAAAGTCCTCAAACAGCACATGATGATAAACCAGAgactgcagaggagaagaacaTGTGGACATCAATTGGAGATGCAGTTTTTTCGGTTGTCACTGGTGGAGAGCCTGGAGTGCACGATCTGAGTTCGGAGGAAGACGAAGATGAAGACATTGAGGAAGAAGAAGCCGCTCCAAAAACCCCTCAGAGTCttgaggaagaaaagaaatatgtagAAGAAATGGAACTACCAAAAGAGCCAGAGAACATAGAACCAGTTCTTCAAGATTCTTTTTCCAGTTCTGTACATACAGataataaagaaacaaatgatGACTCTGAAAAACTCTTCTTTGATCGTTATGATGAGAGTGATGGAGAAGTGATTGGACCTGAGGAAGTATTAAAACCAACAGAAGCACGTACAGTATCTGTTGATCCAGCATCACAAGATGATACCTCTGCCATTCCCGACActaaaaaatcaaaacatgaaacagcagaTGAACCTAACGAATacgaagaggaagaggagggagttTCCGAAGATTCAGAGATCAATAATGATAATGTAGGTATACAGGACAGTGACATTGTGATGGAGCATAATAAAGATTTAGACAACgagctgacagaaaacaaaacagtgactCATCAAGAATTAGCTGGtattgaaactgaaacagagaaggaCCTCTCCACTGAAGAGACGCAGTTGGACAATTCAAATGTCAAAGATGATGAGAAGATCGTAGATGGAAGCCCACATAATCAGGTCCATGGCCAATTAATGACAGATTTAGAGAGTAACAACAGTCAATCAGAATTATCTGTGGAGGAACCAGACATTCATGAGGAACTTCTTACAGAGGAAGACGAAAAAGATGCAGAGATAGATCAAGAGAAAGCCGAGGAGAACGAGGAATTACTTGAAGATGAAAACGCACTTTCTTTCTCACAATCAAATGACACATACTCTAATGAACCATTACCCATAACAACACTGCCCTCTGTGTCAACTCCCGAGCCAGAGTACAGCGATAGTGTGATGAGACTGACTCTGCTCCGAGACCACTttacagaggagaaaatggagcAGGTCCAAAAGCTTCTGGGTCTCAAGAATCTCTTTAAAGTGGAGGCCATGTTCTCTGACTTGGACACAGAATTGCAGGCTACACGTCGCTCACACACGGGTACCACACAAGACATTGAAAATGCACTTGAGGGCATCCTGGAAGCCTCTGAAAACACGATCCTGGACGAGATTGAGAAGATGCTGGACAGCCAGAGTACAGAACGCAAGTATGACCCACACATGGACACAAGTGCTTTGGATGAGGAGACTGAAATACTGGATGACTTCCAGGAGCTTGCATTCAGCCTGCGACAGAAGTATTCAGCAGCCAGTGACAGCACACCTTTGGCAACAGAAAAAGAGTCAGATGTTGACCAAG ATGAgcagaaattaaatgaaaaagatgacACACTCCACATTGTTGAAGAAGACAAGCTTGACAGCATCCCTGAGGCTGAGAGTGACAACCTCACACTAATGGATCACGAGGAAAGACCAGCAGAGATGAAAGAAGAGCAGATAGTTTTGGATGACGTGAACGGTCAACCGGACATCAACGTGGAGGAAGATGGCGGAcactttaataaaaacaaagacaatcaGCCGAGCTTCAGTGCATCAGAAGAGATGCCAAAGGTCCCACAAGCCACCCTGGAAAATCCCTTAGACATGGGGCTTGGTGTTGAGGCTGAGCACTCGCCCGCAG GCCCTGTAGATGTCATGGAACCTGTGTCAGAAATTAATGAAGAAGAAGTGGGATTACTCTCAACTGGAATTGTTTACGTGGGCTGCGTCCTTTCAATGATCAGGAATAAAGTTGCAGAGTGGATCACGGTG ATTATTTCATTACTCCCAGAAGAGTGGCAGCCAGGTGAAACCTTGTATGGCTATCCTTGGCAGGCTGTTGTCATCACCGCTTTGGTTGGAGTGATGACCTTCACCCTTTTCTTCTGGAGGACCGTGTTGGCA gtgaagaagagagaatACCTTG TGGATGACAAAAGGATGAAAGAGCAAATTCAGGcactgaaaaaagagaagaatgaTGCTCTCACAAAAGTGTCTGAACTCCAGAAACGG ACTGAGCAACTGAAAGAACATCAAAAACAGTCAAAGGAAAAAGTTAGTTGCACTATGAAGCGGATACAAGACCTAGAG AGTAAGGTTCTAGAggcacaaacactgaatgatAACATAGCAGACGAAAAGAACAAATATGCAAAACTACTCGAAGAAGAGAGGGCAGTCTCTCTACAAAATGAAACCAGG ATTGAGAAATTGGAGAAGTCAAACGAGAAGCTCCAGCTCAGTAGAAAAAAGATTCAGGAAGCTTTCGCAAAG ACTACTGTCCTCCTGGACGAGGCCAAGATTCGGGAAGACGCCCGAAACGTTCAGCACAAATGTCTTGAGAAAGATTACGCAACgctaaaagaagaaaataaagct CTTAAGGCTACTATTAAGGGCTGGGAGGACAAACACAAGGAGCTGAATGACCAGATCAAAGTCTATCAGAAGTCCCagaaagagctggaggactCAGTTGTGCTCAAAGATCACAATGTGGAG GTGCTGTCTGAACTTCTGGCAGACCTAGACGCTTGTGATTCACAAAAAG ACAAGAAGACGACCATAAAGAACAGGATCAAACAGATGATGGATGTCTCTCGG ATACAAACGACTCTCGCTGTTGTCGAAGAAGAGCGTGATCGCTTCATGACCAAACTGCTGAATGAAGAGAAGACCAGAAAGTCACTAGAAG AACAACATCAGGAGCTGGAGCATGCAATTGCAACCCTTAAAGGCGAGAAGGGCCATGTTGAAAACCAGTTCAAGATCCTccagcagaaaaatgaaatcatggTTGAAATGTATCAGCAGAAGGAAAACGCCTTGCAGCA GAGATTAACGAAGGAAGAGTTGGAGCGACGCAGCAAAGAGAATATGCTGTCTGAGGTGGGAGGAAAAGCTCTGGAGGCAGAGGAGCAGGTTAAAGTCTTAAGGCAACGCATTAATGAAATGGAGGAGCAGATGAAGAAGACTGAAGAAGTCTATAAAGAGCAG ataaaagaacaggaaaacaaaactcactCAAACTGG GTAAATGCTCGCAACGCTGAGCGAGCTCTGAATCAAGAGAAGCTCGAATGTTCAAAGCTCCGTGAAAA ATTGGCTGTACTGACTTCCCAGCTTAACGAGCGCCGTGCTCCCCTCTTCAGACCAAACTCGGGACAACCTGCAGGCCCTCGCCAAG GTGATTCATACGGGCCCTCTCCTGTGAGTGGGGGTGCACCATCCCCTCCGCTAATGATCGAGGGTCCCAGGCGCCCTCCCTCTGCCCCAGTGGGGCGAAGAATTGATCCGTATG GTCCACGGCCTCCATCAGACCCACATGGTCGGtaccctgaaaacaaacacatctctGGGATGG ACATGATGGGCCCCCGTAGCTCTTCACCTGCCAACATGGATGGAACT acacaagcagTAGATCCACAGATAAAAGCAGAGACACATGCTGAGGTCTCCACAGACAGTCCAGAGCCA gGCCCTGGATCCTTCCTAGCATCTCCAATCAGGGATTCACCAGGCCCCATGGTCCAAGGACCTCCACCTGGCCTGGGACCCCATGACCAGCTCCTCCCTCCTGGACCCCCACCTCCTGGCCGTCTGCCACCTCCTGGACCTTACAGACCTCCACCACCCGGTGTCTATCACCTCCCACCAGGTCCTCatggtcctcctcctccacgtgGGCCATCACTTCCAGCCAATGGACACCCAGGTATGCCTCTGCCTGGACCGATGGGAGGAGAATTTGGACCTCGACCCACTAATGGACATGCGTTCCACCCCAGGCTAGGCCCTGGGGGTCCACTACCGCCACACATCCGTCCCCCTCCACCTCATCACTTTGGACCGATGCCCCTGCCACCTG GTGTCCGTGGACCTATGGGACCACGTCCACCCATCCCTCATGATATGCGCTTCCCAGTAACGCGTGACCACACCAGCCCACCAATGAACCTGCCTCCAGGTGTCCCTCCCCATCCCACGCCAGGTGATGCATACAGTCAGGCTCCACCCGATGCCCTTCAGAACTCAGCAGGAGATCACACTGGCGCCGGACAGGACCTGCATGTGAAGCAGGATGCCCCTCAGGACTCAGTGAGGCCAGCGATGGTCAAGCCTTAA